In a genomic window of Streptomyces pristinaespiralis:
- a CDS encoding S8 family serine peptidase, translated as MLMTPEPESSTTGRSTPGHRRVARVAAAASMVAALVAAGVAPAVATAPADDPAGTKEVKAAKSSSDKIGSADAELLAEAEAKGEKTVTVMVATAPGATEQVAGQLDAVEGATVGRTFDKLGYVRATLPTDRAEAALKSAAKLSSVHGIDLKHEIELDDPTPAADTAKAAGTADAQVQQYPAPDASTPAKNPYNPSFETGAVDFVKEHPKADGRGVTIGILDSGVDVAHPALQKTTTGERKIVDWVTATDPVADGDRTWLRMNTAVTGPTFAVNGRTYSAPAGAHRFNLFAEAATKGGDMAGDLNRDGDTTDVWAVLYDEGTRTARVDLNNDADFTNDTLMKPYKNGFQVGYFGKDDPKTAIAERIPFVIEVRPDVVYNSAGATADYVNIGVIEGSHGTHVAGITAANGLFGGRMDGAAPGAKIVSSRACTWSGGCTNIALTEGMADLVINRGVDIVNMSIGGLPPLNDGNNARAALYNRLIDTYGVQLVISAGNEGPGTNTLGDPAVADKVISVGASISKETWASNYGSGVEKKYAMLPFSSRGPREDGGFTPTLTAPGAAVNTTQTWSPGGPVKEAGYALPPGYSMMQGTSMSSPQAAGAAALLLSAAKQRDIELTPAKLRTALTSTATRIKGVQAHEQGAGLINVVGAWEQIKRGVGAHEYTVKAPVDTAIDFALKTPGFGTGLYDREGGLKAGKSRTYDVTVTRTTGPKKAVAHTLRWKNNDGTFRLLGGSEVRLPLNQPVTVTVQARPKAAGVHSAVLEADDRSTVGVDKQILATVVVADDLAKPGYTVSKAESVQRNSHKSYFITVPEGARNLEVALGGLDEGSQTRFIGIHPYGLPVDDSSTVNCYPNYENPANTCRPDVRSYPEPMPGVWEIEVESRRTSPLLDNPFELDVTVLGAGFDPAVKTLPEAKIGTPTPVEWNVTNGFAAIDGTLAGGSLGSAKVARPSIAHGESQESTVTIGEGVERLDVAIGSPADNGADLDLLVLKDGVVVGQAADGDSEEAVSLLKPAAGTYTIVVDGYSVPAGTTEYDYRDVFFSPSLGSLKVDATSSVQLANGASAQVSAEVVVGGAAPEGRQFFGEVQLLNKRGTVAGAGSVVIGKVIE; from the coding sequence ATGCTGATGACCCCCGAACCCGAGAGCTCCACCACGGGACGCTCGACGCCAGGTCACAGACGCGTGGCACGCGTCGCGGCCGCCGCCTCGATGGTGGCCGCGCTCGTCGCTGCCGGCGTCGCTCCGGCCGTCGCCACAGCGCCCGCCGACGACCCGGCCGGCACCAAGGAAGTCAAGGCCGCCAAGTCGTCCTCCGACAAGATCGGCTCGGCCGACGCCGAGCTGCTGGCGGAGGCAGAGGCCAAGGGCGAGAAGACCGTCACCGTCATGGTGGCCACCGCCCCCGGCGCGACCGAGCAGGTCGCCGGCCAGCTGGACGCCGTCGAGGGCGCCACCGTCGGCCGGACCTTCGACAAGCTCGGCTACGTGCGCGCCACGCTGCCCACGGACCGGGCGGAGGCCGCCCTCAAGTCGGCGGCCAAGCTGTCCAGCGTGCACGGCATCGACCTCAAGCACGAGATCGAGCTGGACGACCCGACCCCGGCTGCGGACACCGCGAAGGCCGCGGGCACCGCCGACGCGCAGGTCCAGCAGTACCCGGCGCCCGACGCGTCGACCCCGGCGAAGAACCCGTACAACCCGTCCTTCGAGACCGGCGCGGTCGACTTCGTCAAGGAGCACCCCAAGGCCGACGGCCGCGGAGTGACCATCGGAATCCTCGACTCCGGTGTCGACGTCGCCCACCCGGCGCTCCAGAAGACCACCACCGGCGAGCGCAAGATCGTCGACTGGGTCACGGCGACGGACCCGGTGGCCGACGGCGACCGCACCTGGCTGCGGATGAACACGGCCGTCACCGGCCCCACCTTCGCAGTCAACGGGCGCACCTACTCCGCCCCGGCCGGCGCGCACCGCTTCAACCTGTTCGCCGAGGCCGCCACCAAGGGCGGCGACATGGCGGGCGACCTCAACCGTGACGGCGACACCACCGACGTCTGGGCGGTCCTCTACGACGAGGGCACCCGGACCGCGCGCGTCGACCTGAACAACGACGCCGACTTCACCAACGACACCCTGATGAAGCCGTACAAGAACGGCTTCCAGGTCGGCTACTTCGGCAAGGACGACCCGAAGACCGCGATCGCCGAGCGCATCCCGTTCGTCATCGAGGTCCGCCCCGACGTCGTCTACAACAGCGCGGGCGCGACCGCCGACTACGTCAACATCGGTGTCATCGAGGGCTCGCACGGCACGCACGTCGCGGGTATCACCGCCGCCAACGGCCTCTTCGGCGGCCGGATGGACGGTGCCGCGCCCGGCGCGAAGATCGTCTCCTCGCGCGCCTGCACCTGGAGCGGCGGCTGCACCAACATCGCGCTCACCGAGGGCATGGCCGACCTGGTCATCAACCGCGGCGTGGACATCGTCAACATGTCCATCGGCGGTCTGCCCCCGCTGAACGACGGCAACAACGCGCGCGCCGCGCTCTACAACCGGCTCATAGACACCTACGGCGTCCAGCTGGTGATCTCCGCGGGCAACGAGGGACCGGGCACCAACACGCTCGGCGACCCGGCCGTCGCCGACAAGGTGATCTCCGTGGGCGCGTCCATCTCCAAGGAGACCTGGGCGTCCAACTACGGCTCCGGCGTCGAGAAGAAGTACGCGATGCTGCCCTTCTCCTCGCGCGGACCGCGTGAGGACGGCGGCTTCACGCCGACGCTGACCGCGCCCGGCGCGGCCGTCAACACCACCCAGACCTGGTCGCCCGGCGGCCCGGTCAAGGAGGCCGGCTACGCGCTGCCGCCCGGCTACTCGATGATGCAGGGCACCTCGATGTCCTCGCCGCAGGCCGCAGGCGCGGCCGCGCTGCTGCTCTCCGCCGCGAAGCAGCGGGACATCGAGCTCACCCCGGCGAAGCTGCGTACCGCTCTGACCAGCACCGCCACCCGCATCAAGGGTGTGCAGGCGCACGAGCAGGGCGCGGGTCTGATCAATGTCGTCGGCGCCTGGGAGCAGATCAAGCGCGGCGTGGGCGCCCACGAGTACACGGTCAAGGCCCCGGTCGACACCGCGATCGACTTCGCGCTGAAGACCCCGGGCTTCGGCACCGGTCTCTACGACCGTGAGGGCGGCCTGAAGGCCGGCAAGAGCCGGACCTACGACGTCACCGTCACCCGCACGACCGGCCCGAAGAAGGCCGTCGCGCACACCCTGCGCTGGAAGAACAACGACGGCACCTTCCGCCTCCTCGGCGGGTCCGAGGTCCGTCTCCCGCTGAACCAGCCGGTCACCGTCACCGTCCAGGCGCGGCCCAAGGCGGCCGGCGTGCACAGCGCCGTGCTCGAGGCCGACGACCGGAGCACCGTGGGCGTGGACAAGCAGATCCTGGCCACCGTGGTCGTCGCCGACGATCTCGCGAAGCCCGGGTACACCGTCTCCAAGGCGGAATCGGTCCAGCGCAACAGCCACAAGTCGTACTTCATCACCGTCCCCGAGGGCGCCAGGAACCTCGAGGTCGCGCTCGGCGGGCTCGACGAGGGCAGCCAGACCCGGTTCATCGGCATCCACCCGTACGGTCTGCCGGTCGACGACAGCTCGACGGTCAACTGCTACCCGAACTACGAGAACCCGGCCAACACCTGCCGTCCCGACGTGCGCTCCTACCCGGAGCCGATGCCGGGCGTCTGGGAGATCGAGGTCGAGTCGCGCCGCACGTCGCCGCTGCTGGACAACCCGTTCGAGCTGGACGTGACGGTGCTCGGCGCCGGCTTCGACCCGGCGGTCAAGACGCTCCCCGAGGCGAAGATCGGCACGCCGACGCCCGTCGAGTGGAACGTCACCAACGGCTTCGCCGCCATCGACGGCACGCTGGCCGGCGGATCCCTGGGCTCGGCGAAGGTCGCCCGTCCGTCCATCGCGCACGGTGAGTCCCAGGAGTCCACGGTCACCATCGGCGAGGGCGTGGAGCGCCTCGACGTGGCGATCGGCTCACCCGCCGACAACGGCGCGGACCTGGACCTGCTGGTCCTCAAGGACGGCGTCGTGGTCGGACAGGCCGCGGACGGCGACTCCGAGGAGGCGGTGAGCCTGCTGAAGCCGGCCGCCGGCACGTACACGATCGTGGTCGACGGTTACTCGGTCCCGGCCGGGACCACCGAGTACGACTACCGCGATGTGTTCTTCTCCCCGTCGCTCGGCTCGCTGAAGGTCGACGCCACGTCGTCGGTCCAGCTCGCGAACGGCGCGTCGGCGCAGGTCAGCGCCGAGGTCGTGGTCGGCGGAGCGGCTCCCGAAGGACGTCAGTTCTTCGGTGAGGTGCAGCTGCTGAACAAGCGCGGCACGGTCGCCGGCGCCGGCAGCGTGGTGATCGGCAAGGTCATCGAGTAG
- a CDS encoding mycothiol-dependent nitroreductase Rv2466c family protein, which translates to MSHNGKTPVDFWFDPLCPWAWMTSRWMLEVEKVRDVEVRWHVMSLAVLNEDKLDELPEEYRDMLENKAWGPVRVVVAAQQEHGDEVVGKLYTALGTRFHNEGMGPVREAVVAALKDVGLPTSLADFADKGTYDAQLRASHKEGIEKVGQEVGTPVIAVPGSDGEQIAFFGPVVTPAPKGEEAARLWDGTLMVASIPGFYEIKRTRTQGPIFD; encoded by the coding sequence ATGTCGCACAACGGCAAGACGCCCGTGGACTTCTGGTTCGACCCGCTGTGCCCCTGGGCCTGGATGACCTCCCGCTGGATGCTCGAGGTGGAGAAGGTCCGTGACGTAGAGGTGCGATGGCATGTGATGAGCCTCGCCGTGCTCAACGAGGACAAGCTCGACGAGCTTCCCGAGGAGTACCGGGACATGCTGGAGAACAAGGCGTGGGGCCCGGTGCGCGTCGTTGTCGCCGCCCAGCAGGAGCACGGCGACGAGGTGGTCGGCAAGCTCTACACCGCCCTCGGCACCCGCTTCCACAACGAGGGCATGGGCCCCGTCCGGGAAGCCGTCGTCGCGGCGCTCAAGGACGTCGGTCTGCCCACCTCCCTCGCCGACTTCGCGGACAAGGGCACGTACGACGCCCAGCTGCGCGCCTCCCACAAGGAAGGCATCGAGAAGGTCGGCCAGGAAGTCGGCACGCCGGTCATCGCGGTGCCGGGCTCCGACGGCGAGCAGATCGCCTTCTTCGGGCCGGTCGTCACCCCTGCCCCCAAGGGCGAGGAAGCGGCCCGGCTGTGGGACGGCACGCTCATGGTCGCGTCGATCCCCGGGTTCTACGAGATCAAGCGCACGCGGACCCAGGGCCCGATCTTCGACTGA
- a CDS encoding PDDEXK family nuclease: protein MNQPNAPLSPLPSPLSRPDGDVLRRVVSGAQLRTHGFTPSRVAEQCRPGGGWQLLLPGVYLLHPGPPTGEERLHAALLYAGRPVLPAQRQDSAPYGEAMVTGLAALALHGFPAAPPPASVEHIDVLVPRTRRLRSAGFARLVRGHSMPTAEEVGGVPVAPASRALADAVAQLDDAGLIGRLLTEAVRGGHCEPAALVRELTDARLLDRPHVVSAVDELLAEGRALAEGRLYGLVRDGGLPDPLWNVDLRLPGGPRLGRVDAYWPEQAVAVELDTRAPRHDEDAQWSRYARKREHLERLGITVVHLTPRKLRESPEQQATVVRTALMAAADREPAAYVVVLPR, encoded by the coding sequence ATGAACCAGCCGAACGCTCCCCTCTCTCCCCTCCCCTCCCCCCTCAGCCGGCCCGACGGCGACGTGCTCCGGCGGGTCGTGTCCGGGGCGCAGTTGCGTACGCACGGCTTCACGCCCTCGCGGGTCGCCGAGCAGTGCCGGCCCGGCGGGGGCTGGCAGTTGCTGCTGCCGGGGGTGTACCTCCTGCATCCGGGACCGCCCACCGGCGAGGAGCGGCTGCACGCCGCGCTGCTCTACGCCGGCCGGCCCGTGCTGCCGGCCCAGCGGCAGGACTCGGCGCCGTACGGCGAAGCGATGGTCACCGGGCTCGCCGCGCTCGCGCTGCACGGCTTCCCGGCCGCTCCGCCGCCGGCGTCGGTCGAGCACATCGACGTGCTCGTGCCGCGGACGCGGCGGTTGCGGTCGGCCGGGTTCGCCCGGCTGGTGCGGGGGCACTCGATGCCCACGGCGGAGGAGGTTGGCGGCGTGCCCGTCGCCCCCGCGTCCCGCGCCCTCGCCGACGCGGTGGCGCAGCTCGACGACGCGGGGCTGATCGGCCGGCTGCTGACGGAGGCCGTGCGGGGCGGGCACTGCGAGCCGGCCGCGCTGGTGAGGGAGCTGACCGACGCACGACTGCTGGACCGCCCGCACGTCGTGAGCGCGGTGGACGAACTGCTCGCGGAGGGCCGAGCGCTGGCGGAGGGCAGACTGTACGGACTCGTCCGCGACGGCGGCCTGCCGGACCCCCTGTGGAACGTGGACCTCCGCCTCCCCGGCGGGCCCCGTCTCGGCCGGGTCGACGCGTACTGGCCGGAGCAGGCCGTGGCCGTGGAGCTGGACACGCGCGCCCCGCGCCACGACGAGGACGCCCAGTGGTCCCGGTACGCCCGCAAGCGGGAGCATCTGGAGCGCCTCGGCATCACCGTCGTGCACCTGACGCCGCGCAAGCTCCGCGAGTCGCCCGAGCAGCAGGCGACGGTGGTGCGCACGGCGCTGATGGCCGCGGCGGACCGCGAGCCCGCCGCCTACGTGGTGGTGCTGCCCCGCTGA
- a CDS encoding NUDIX hydrolase, translating to MNKELRVAAYAVCIRDAQVLLARWVARDGTKKWTLPGGGMDHGEDPLDTVVREVEEETGYLAEMTALLGLDSVRRRYPRKLGAFADFQGLRIVYEGRITGGELRNETGGSTDLAAWHPLEAVPALHRVELVDVGLELWHSRPVLGRVAQRGSTTT from the coding sequence ATGAACAAGGAGTTGAGGGTCGCGGCGTACGCCGTCTGCATACGGGACGCACAGGTCCTGCTGGCCCGCTGGGTCGCGCGCGACGGCACGAAGAAGTGGACGCTGCCGGGCGGCGGCATGGACCACGGCGAGGACCCCCTCGACACCGTCGTCCGTGAGGTCGAGGAGGAGACCGGCTACCTCGCGGAGATGACCGCGCTTCTCGGCCTCGACTCGGTACGCCGTCGCTACCCGCGCAAGCTGGGCGCCTTCGCGGACTTCCAGGGCCTGCGGATCGTGTACGAGGGCCGGATCACCGGCGGCGAACTGCGCAACGAGACCGGCGGGTCGACGGACCTCGCCGCCTGGCACCCGCTGGAGGCGGTGCCGGCGCTCCACCGCGTCGAACTCGTCGACGTGGGCCTGGAGCTGTGGCACTCCAGGCCGGTTCTCGGCAGGGTCGCTCAGCGGGGCAGCACCACCACGTAG
- the pepN gene encoding aminopeptidase N, which produces MPGENLSRDEARSRAGLLSVDGYEVALDVRSAVGEPQDASGPRTFRSVTTIRFRTNEPGASTFVDLIAPSVTAVTLNGRELDPAAVFDGSRITLDGLAAENVLVVDAQCAYSRTGEGLHRFVDPEDGEVYLYTQYEPADARRVFAGFEQPDLKAPFTFEVSAPEGWTVWSNREGARAEDGTWRFAATAPISTYITAIVAGPYHYETDLYERELADGTVLRIPLGAMCRKGLAKHFDADDIFLVTKQGLDFFHEHFDYPYPFGKYDQAFVPEYNIGAMENPGCVTFREEFVFRGKVTQASYERRANVILHEMAHMWFGDLVTMQWWDDLWLKESFADFMGSFSMVEATRFTNGWVTFANNRKAWAYRADQLPSTHPITADIRDLEDAKLNFDGITYAKGASVLKQLVAYVGRDAFLEGARRYFKRHAYGNTRLGDLLSVLEETSGRDMKDWSRSWLETSGVNALTPEVTYDADGRVTELAITQDGDTLRPHRVAVGLYRIEDSELVRYAQAGVDVTGARTVVPELAGEERPGLVLVNDEDLTYCKIRFDERSLETLRSSLGDIKDPLARALCWSALWNLTRDALMPARDFVRLVLTFAGRESDIGVLQMLHAWTRSALVHYVAPDWRAEGGRLAAEGALRELRAAEPGSQHQLTWARFFASVASSEEDLRLLGGLLDDTTRIDGLDVDQELRWSFLEPLATHGATDESAIAAELARDDTASGKRHEVRCLASRPSAAVKDQAWVTVVESDKLSNALVEATIAGFVQPSQRELIAPYTEKYFEAIERLWSERSIQIGMDVVRGLYPSLQDSRATLDATDEWLAAHGSAAPALRRLVAESRDDLARALRAQERDGA; this is translated from the coding sequence GTGCCCGGTGAGAATCTGTCCCGCGACGAGGCCCGCTCCCGGGCCGGACTGCTGTCCGTCGACGGGTACGAGGTGGCCCTCGACGTGCGGTCCGCGGTTGGGGAGCCCCAGGACGCCTCAGGGCCGCGCACCTTCAGGTCCGTGACCACGATCCGGTTCCGGACGAACGAGCCGGGTGCTTCGACCTTCGTCGACCTGATCGCCCCGTCGGTGACGGCAGTCACTCTCAACGGGCGTGAGCTGGACCCGGCCGCCGTCTTCGACGGCTCCCGCATCACGCTGGACGGCCTGGCGGCGGAGAACGTCCTCGTCGTCGACGCGCAGTGCGCGTACAGCCGCACCGGCGAGGGACTGCACCGCTTCGTCGACCCCGAGGACGGCGAGGTCTACCTCTACACCCAGTACGAGCCGGCCGACGCGCGCCGGGTCTTCGCCGGCTTCGAACAGCCCGACCTCAAGGCGCCGTTCACGTTCGAGGTGTCCGCCCCCGAGGGCTGGACGGTGTGGAGCAACCGCGAGGGCGCCCGCGCCGAGGACGGGACCTGGCGGTTCGCCGCGACGGCGCCGATCTCGACGTACATCACGGCGATCGTCGCCGGGCCGTACCACTACGAGACCGATCTGTACGAGCGTGAACTGGCCGACGGCACGGTTCTGCGGATCCCGCTGGGCGCGATGTGCCGCAAGGGACTCGCCAAGCACTTCGACGCGGACGACATCTTCCTCGTCACCAAGCAGGGCCTGGACTTCTTCCACGAGCACTTCGACTACCCGTACCCGTTCGGGAAGTACGACCAGGCGTTCGTGCCCGAGTACAACATCGGGGCCATGGAGAACCCGGGATGCGTGACCTTCCGCGAGGAGTTCGTCTTCCGGGGCAAGGTGACACAGGCGTCGTACGAGCGCCGGGCCAACGTCATCCTGCACGAGATGGCGCACATGTGGTTCGGCGACCTCGTCACCATGCAGTGGTGGGACGACCTGTGGCTCAAGGAGTCCTTCGCGGACTTCATGGGCTCCTTCTCGATGGTGGAGGCGACCCGCTTCACGAACGGCTGGGTCACCTTCGCCAACAACCGCAAGGCATGGGCGTACCGCGCCGACCAGCTGCCGTCGACGCACCCGATCACCGCGGACATCCGTGACCTGGAGGACGCCAAGCTCAACTTCGACGGCATCACGTACGCCAAGGGCGCGTCCGTGCTCAAGCAGCTCGTCGCGTACGTGGGGCGGGACGCGTTCCTCGAAGGTGCGCGGCGCTACTTCAAGCGGCACGCGTACGGGAACACCCGGCTCGGCGACCTGCTGTCCGTGCTGGAGGAGACGTCCGGGCGTGACATGAAGGACTGGTCCCGGTCCTGGCTCGAGACCTCTGGTGTCAACGCGCTGACGCCGGAGGTGACGTACGACGCCGACGGGCGCGTCACCGAGCTGGCGATCACCCAGGACGGTGACACGCTCCGGCCGCACCGGGTGGCCGTGGGCCTCTACCGGATCGAGGACTCGGAGCTCGTGCGGTACGCGCAGGCCGGGGTGGACGTCACCGGTGCGCGCACGGTGGTGCCCGAACTGGCGGGCGAGGAGCGGCCCGGACTGGTCCTGGTCAACGACGAGGACCTCACCTACTGCAAGATCCGCTTCGACGAGCGGTCCCTCGAGACCCTGCGGTCCTCGCTCGGCGACATCAAGGACCCGCTGGCACGGGCACTGTGCTGGTCCGCGCTGTGGAACCTCACCCGCGACGCGCTGATGCCGGCGCGGGACTTCGTCCGCCTGGTGCTGACGTTCGCCGGGCGCGAGTCCGACATCGGCGTCCTCCAGATGCTGCACGCGTGGACGCGGTCCGCCCTGGTCCACTACGTGGCCCCCGACTGGCGCGCGGAGGGCGGCCGGCTGGCCGCGGAAGGAGCGCTGCGGGAACTGCGGGCCGCCGAGCCGGGCAGCCAGCACCAGCTGACCTGGGCGCGGTTCTTCGCCTCGGTCGCCTCGTCCGAGGAGGACCTCCGGCTGCTGGGCGGTCTGCTGGACGACACGACGAGGATCGACGGACTGGACGTCGACCAGGAGCTGCGCTGGTCGTTCCTGGAGCCGCTGGCCACGCACGGCGCCACCGACGAGTCCGCGATCGCGGCGGAACTGGCGCGCGACGACACGGCCTCGGGCAAGCGGCACGAGGTGCGCTGCCTGGCGTCCCGGCCGTCGGCCGCGGTCAAGGACCAGGCGTGGGTGACGGTCGTCGAGTCGGACAAGCTGTCCAACGCGCTCGTCGAGGCGACGATCGCGGGCTTCGTGCAGCCGTCGCAGCGTGAACTGATCGCCCCCTACACCGAGAAGTACTTCGAGGCGATCGAGCGGCTGTGGTCCGAGCGGTCGATCCAGATCGGGATGGACGTGGTGCGGGGCCTGTACCCGTCCCTCCAGGACTCCCGGGCAACGCTCGACGCGACCGACGAGTGGCTGGCCGCGCACGGGTCGGCGGCGCCGGCGCTGCGTCGTCTGGTCGCCGAGTCCCGCGACGACCTGGCGCGGGCACTGCGGGCGCAGGAGCGCGACGGGGCGTGA